The following coding sequences are from one Paenibacillus stellifer window:
- the pabA gene encoding aminodeoxychorismate/anthranilate synthase component II, with protein sequence MILVIDNYDSFTYNLVQYLGELGEKVEVRRNDEISLEDIEKMAPDHILISPGPCTPNEAGISLALIDRFKGQIPIFGVCLGHQAIGQAFGGNVIRAERLMHGKTSPIHHKGGSVFEGLESPFTATRYHSLLVERESLPDCLEITAETEEGEIMGLRHKEYPIEGVQFHPESIITDHGHTMLRNFLKRKAGTTA encoded by the coding sequence ATGATTTTAGTTATCGACAACTACGACTCTTTTACCTATAACCTGGTGCAGTATTTGGGAGAGCTTGGCGAGAAGGTGGAGGTCCGCCGCAACGATGAGATTAGTCTGGAGGACATCGAAAAGATGGCGCCCGATCATATTCTCATTTCGCCGGGGCCCTGCACGCCGAATGAAGCGGGCATCAGCCTGGCGCTGATCGACCGGTTCAAAGGGCAAATTCCGATCTTCGGCGTATGTCTGGGGCATCAGGCAATTGGACAGGCTTTTGGCGGGAATGTCATTCGGGCCGAGCGCCTGATGCATGGCAAGACATCGCCGATCCACCACAAGGGCGGCTCCGTATTCGAGGGCCTGGAATCGCCGTTCACGGCGACCCGGTATCACTCGCTGCTGGTGGAACGTGAGAGCCTGCCGGACTGCCTGGAAATTACGGCCGAGACGGAAGAAGGCGAGATTATGGGACTCCGCCATAAAGAATATCCGATAGAGGGCGTGCAGTTCCATCCCGAATCGATCATTACCGATCATGGTCATACCATGCTCCGCAATTTCCTGAAGCGCAAAGCCGGAACGACGGCATGA